A segment of the Candidatus Andeanibacterium colombiense genome:
GCGCGGGGCTTCGCCCTGCTTGTCCGTAAGCGTTTCGGTGAACACCAGCCGCGCGGTCGCGGCATCGCCATGGACCGTGACCAGAAGGTTGCTGATGAGGATATTGAGCGCGAAGGCGCTCTTTTGCGGCGCGTCCTTGGGCACGCCGGCATAGGCGCCCTTGATCGCCTCGATTCCCTTATAGCTGGTGGTGCCGAGCACCATCTCGCCATCCGGGGCGTAGAACTGGCCGACCGTGTCCTCCGCGTTGTTGCCGAAATTGTTGTAATAGCGGGTGAGGATGTCGCTTATCTCCGCACGATCGCTCAGCGCCTGCGCGGTCATCTCCTGCGCAATTGCCGGGGCCGCGGCGGCCAGCGCCAGCACAAATCCCAAACCCGAAGTCCAGCCTCTCATCGATCTCTCCCTTGTTTGGTGCGGACGTTAGAGAGCTATCGGAAAAAAGAAAGCCTCCCCGCCGGGGCGGGCGGGGAGGCTTTATTGGGCCGCCTCATGAGGGCAAGACGGCTCCGGGGGTTACGCTTCAGGCAAAGCCGGCATTCATCACCTTGGTCCAGGCCTTCACGAAGTCTTTCGCGAACTTCTCTTCGCCGCCCTTTTCGGCATAGACTTCGCAGATCGCGCGAAGTTCCGCGTTCGATCCGAAGATCAGATCGGCCCGTGTCGCGCGCCAGACCTCGTGGCCGGCCGCGCGGTCGGTCGCGACATATTCCTCGTCGTCCGAACCATCGACCGCCTTCCAGACATTGGTCATGTCGAGCAGATTGACGAAAAAGTCGTTGGTCAGCTGGCCCGAGCGCTTGGTGAGGTGGCCGTGGCCGCGCTCGCCATGGTTGGCGCCGAGTACCCGCAGCCCGCCGATCAACACGACCATCTCGGGCACCGAGAGGCCGAGCAGGCTGGCGCGGTCGAGCATCATTTCCTCGGTCTTCACCGCGAGCCTTTTCGGCAGATAGTTGCGGAAGGCGTCGGCCTGCGGCTCCATCACCGCAAAGCTCTCGCCGTCGGTCTGCTCTTCAGTCGCGTCGCCGCGCCCGCCGGTGAAGGGGACGCCGGCCGCGCCCGCCTTTTCCAGCGCAACTACGCCGCCAAGCACGATCGCGTCGGCGAGCGACAGATTGCCGCGCAGCCCGTCGAGCGTGCCCAGCACCTTCTCCAGCACCGCCGGCTCGTTGACGTCCCAGTCCTTCTGCGGGGCGAGACGGACGCGTGCGCCGTTGGAGCCGCCGCGATAGTCGGACTTGCGATAGGTCGAGGCCGAGGCCCAGGCCGCCTTGACCAGCTGGCTGACCGTCAGCCCGCTCGCGGCGATCTTGTCCTTCACCGCCTTGACCTCGGCATCGGACGGCTTGCTGCCGGCCGGAACCGGATCCTGCCAGATCAGATCCTCGGCGGGGACTTCCGGCCCGAGATAGCGGCTCTTCGGCCCCATGTCGCGGTGGGTCAGCTTGAACCAGGCCCGCGCAAAGGCGTCCTTGAACGCCTCGTGATCGTTCCTGAATTTCTCGCTGATCTGGCGGAACTCGGGATCGACCTTCAGCGCCATGTCGGCGGTGGTCATCATCGTCGGGACCTTCCTGGACGAGTCCCAGGCCGCCGGGGCCATGTCCTCTTCCTTCTGGTTCACCGGCTGCCATTGCTGCGCGCCGGCCGGCGAATGAACCAGCTCGTATTCGTAATCGAGCAGCAGGCGGAAGTAATTCTCGGTCCATTCGGTCGGGGTGTTGACCCACGAACCTTCGATGCCGCTGGTCACGGTATGCTCGCCGATTCCGCCGTGCTCCTCGCCGCTGACCCAGCCGAAGCCCTGCGCGGCGAGATCGCCGCCCGCGGGAGCCGCGCCGAGGGTCGAGGCGTCGCCATTGCCGTGGGCCTTGCCGAAAGTGTGGCCGCCGGCGGTAAGCGCGACCGTTTCCTCCGAGTTCATCGCCATGCGCTCGAAGGTCGCGCGCATATCGCGCGCCGATTGCAACGGGTCGGGATTGCCGCCCGGGCCCTCAGGATTGACGTAGATCAGCCCCATCTGGATCGCGGCGAGCGGGCCTTCGAGTTCGTGCATCCCGTGCTCGGGCGCGATGCGGGTCTGCACGCCTTCGTTGACCCACTTGTCTTCCGAGCCCCAATAAATGTCACGCTCGGGCTCGAACACGTCGGCGCGGCCGCCGCCGAAGCCGAACACCGGGCCACCCATCGATTCGATCGCGACATTGCCGGTGAGGATGAACAGATCGGCCCAGCTGATGTTCTTGCCGTATTTCTGCTTGATCGGCCACAGCAGGCGCCGGGCCTTGTCGAGGTTGCCGTTATCGGGCCAGCTGTCGAGCGGAGCGAAGCGTTGCTGCCCGCTATTGGCGCCGCCACGACCATCGGCCGTGCGGTAGGTCCCGGCCGCGTGCCAGGCCATGCGGATGAAGAACGGGCCGTAGTGGCCGTAATCGGCCGGCCACCACGGCTGGCTGTCGGTCATCAGCGCGGTCAGGTCGGCCTTAAGGGAATTGTAGTCGAGCGCGTTGAACGCCTCGGCATAGTCGAAATCCTCCCCGTGCGGGTTGGTCGCGCCGTTGGGATTGAGGATTTCGGTCGCCAGCATCTCGGGCCACCAGTCCTTGTTGGTCCGGCCGAGCAGCGCCCGTACGCCACCGCCGCCGTGGGCCGGGCATCCCGAAATCGAACCGGTTTTAGCGTCCATGAACCTTCTCCTGATCGTTGTGATTCTGTGCGGTGAGGTTAGTGCATCCCATCCATCGACAAAAACGATGAACCTTAGTCACTAAGTGCGGAAAATCCGATTAGTGGAGCGTCACTCGCGGGGGTTGCCGCTGGCCTTCAGTGCTTTTAAGCGCGCAACATGACATCTTACCCAAAGACCACCGCCCTGATGCGCCGCGGCGCCGAATTTTTCGGTTCCGAGTATGCGATTTTATGCGGCGCGATGAGTTGGGTCAGCGAGCGCAATCTTGTCGCCGCGATCAGCAACGCCGGCGGCTTCGGCGTGATCGCCTGCGGCGCGATGACCCCCGAGCTCCTCGACACCGAAATCGCGGCGACCAAGGCGTTGACCGACAAGCCTTTCGGCGTGAATTTGATCACGATGCATCCGATGCTGGTCGCCTTGATCGAGGTCTGCGGCAAGCACGGGGTCAGCCACGTGGTGCTCGCGGGCGGGATCCCGCCCAAGGGCAGCGTCGAGGCGATCAAGGGTTTCGGCGCCAAGGTGATCGTGTTCGCGCCGACCATCGCGCTGGCCAGGAAGCTGCTGCGCTCCGGCGCCGACGCGCTGGTGATCGAGGGTATGGAGGCCGGTGGCCATATCGGTCCGGTGGCAACGAGCGTGCTGGCGCAGGAGTTTTTGCCCGAACTGTCGGAAGACTATCTGGTGTTCGTTGCTGGCGGGATCGGCCGGGGCGAAACCATCGCCGCCTATCTCGAAATGGGCGCGGCCGGGGTTCAGCTCGGCACCCGTTTTGCCTGCGCGAGTGAAAGCATTGCGCATCCGGCGTTCAAGGCGGCGTTCTTCCGCGCCAATGCCCGCGATGCGGTCGCCAGCGTGCAGGTCGATCCACGCTTGCCGGTAATCCCGGTGCGCGCGCTGAAGAACAAGGGCACCGAGGAATTCACCGCCAAGCAGCGCGAAGTCGCGCAGCTGCTGGACGAGGGCAAGGTCGACATGCTCGAGGCGCAGCTCCGGATCGAACATTACTGGGCCGGTGCGCTGCGCCGCGCGGTGATTGACGGCGATGTCGAGAACGGCAGCCTGATGGCTGGCCAGTCGGTCGGCATGGTCAAGCAGGAAGAGCCGGTCGCCGCGATTATCGCGACGCTGATGGCAGAGTGTGAGGCGGCGCTTTCGCGGCGGTAAGGGTCGCAGTGGGTATAGACGTCAAGCGAGCGGTTTCGGGCGATCTCGATGCGGTCGCGGACCTGTTCGATCTCTACCGTCAGTTCTACAAGCAATCGTCCGATCTGCCGGGGGCGAAGGCGTTCCTCGCCGAGCGGATGGAGCGCGACCAGTCGGTGATCTTTCTGGCCGAATACGCGGGTGCCGCACTCGGCTTCACCCAGGTCTACCCCTCCTTCACCTCCGCCGGGATGGCGCCGATCTTCATCCTCAACGATCTGTTCGTGGTGCCCGAAGCGCGCGGCAGCGGTGTGGGCCGTGCGTTGCTGTGCCACACGGCCGAGTTCGCGAGAGGCGAAGGGGCGACGCGGCTGGTACTCTCGACAGCGACCGACAATCTCACTGCGCAAGCGGTCTACGAACGTGCGGGATGGGAGCGCGACGATGGCTTTCTGACTTACCGCCTGACGCTGTGACGGCGGGCCGGGGCGGCAGGAAATTCGCCCGTGATGTGGTTTCTTCCGAAGAAGCGTATCGCGCCTGAAACCCTTTTGATCTGCGACCGTTAGGCAGGCAGCGGGTGGGGACTACCCGAGGAGCGAGGTCAGCATGGCCCGAATTTTCCAGCCCACCGTCAGGATCGCGCGCGTACCGCTGCACGCGATGCTGGTGCCGTTTCCGATCGCCTGTTTCACCGGCGCGATGATCACCGACATCGTCCATTCCCGCACCGGCGTGATGCAGTGGAGCAATTTCTCCGCCTGGCTGCTCGCCTTCGGCCTGCTGTTCGGCGTGCTCGCCGGTCTGTTCGGCCTGATCGACTTCCTGCTCGGCGGAAGGGCACGGCCGCGGATCGGCTGGTTCCATCTGCTGGGCAACGCCGCAATCCTGCTGCTCGCGCTGCTCAACAGCTTCGTCCACGCGCGCGACGGCTGGACTTCCGTAGTGCCGACCGGCCTCACCCTGTCGGTGATCACCGTGCTGCTGCTCGTCGTCACCGGCTTCCTCGGCCACCGCATGACTTATGCCTATGTCGGGAGGGAACGGCCATGAACGCCCGCCTGCTCCTCGCCGCGTGCTGCCTTGCCGCCGTGGCCGGCTGTTCCAAGCCGATCGCCGAGCCCGCGATCCAGTACGGCGCCAATCCGAAGCTGCCCGAACCGAAGCAATTCCTGTTCCCGCCAATGGGTGTAACCGAGGCAGTCGGCTGGCAGGACGGGATCAAGCCCACTGTCCCGGCCGGCTTCGCGATCCAGGCTTTCGCGAGTGGCCTCCACAGCCCGCGCAACGTGCTGGCGCTGCCCAATGGCGACGTGCTGGCGGTCGAATCCGGCGGGCCGGGCGTCGAGCCGGTCACCCGGCCGAAGGACATCGTGTTCGGGATCGTGATCGGCAGGGCCCACGGCTTGACCAAGCCCGGTAACCGCGTGCTGCTGCTGCGCGACACCAATGGCGACGGCAAGGCCGACGTGACCAAGGTGCTGGCAGATAAGCTCGATTCCCCGTTCGGGATCGTCGCCAGCGGCGGCTATCTCTATGTCGCCGAGACCGGGGCGCTGTTGCGCTACAAGTTCAATCCAGGCGACGAGGCGGTCGGGCCGGCCGAGAAGCTGACCGAGCTGCCGAAGGGCGCGATCGACCACCACTGGACAAAGAGCCTCGCGGTGAGCCCGGACGGCAGCCGGCTTTACGTCGGGGTCGGTTCGAACTCGAACATCACCGAAAACGGGCAGGATGCCGAGCGGGACCGGGCCGCGATCTACGAAATTCATCCGGAAGACGGTGCGATGCGGCTCTATGCTGGCGGGTTGCGCAATCCCAATGGCCTGACCTTCAATCCCGAGACCGGGCAATTGTGGTGCGTGGTCAACGAACGCGACGAACTCGGCAACGATCTGGTGCCCGATTACATGACCTCGGTGAAGCCGGGCGCCTTCTACGGCTGGCCGTGGAGCTATTACGGCCAGCATGTCGATATCCGCGTGGTCCCGCGCCGCCCCGATATGGTCAAGAAGGCGATCGCACCCGACTATTCGCTCAGTTCGCATGTCGCCCCGCTGGGGCTGGTGTTCGAGAAAGGCAGCGGCTTCCCGGCCGCTTACCATGGCGGTGCCTTCATCGGCGAACACGGCAGTTGGGACCGCCAGAAGCCCAACGGCTACCAGGTCGCCTTCGTGCCCTTTGCGGGCGGCAAGCCCAACGGCCCGGCGCAGACCTTCGTCGGCGGCTTCCTCCGCAAGGACGGCAAGATGCAGGGCCGCCCGGTGGGGGTCGCGTTCGATCCGTCGGGCGCGCTGCTTGTGGCAGACGACGTCGGCGATGCGGTATGGCGGGTGACGCCGGTGAAACCCGCACCGCCGATCGCGGCCGCGAAGGGCGGTGCGGCGCGCGGCTAGCTCACTCCGCCAGTCCCAGCAGGACCGCGCGGGTCAGCTCCGGATCTTCCTCCATCACGAAGTGGCTGGTCGCCGTCTCGTGATAGATCCAACCCTCGGCCTTCGCCTGCTCGGCAAAGCGCGGGAACGGAGTGGGCTCGTAGCCGGTCGCGAGGACGTAAGCGCGTTTGCCGATCTTAGTTTCCTCGCCGGTGTAGTTCACCGCTTCGAGCAGGGTCAGCAGCGGGTGGTAGCCGACGATGCCGGGCACCGGTGCGAAATCCGCCGCGCCGATCGGATCGACATAGCCGGGCTTGTTCTTTTGCGTGTCGATGTACCAATTGTGCTCGAACTCTCCGGTGATGTCCCACAGCGACTGGTTGTCGCCGGGCAGGAATGCATCGAGATAGGCGATCGCATCGATCCGCGCGCCTAGTCGGGTCGCGACCCCGGTGATCACCATCCCGCCGTAGGAATGGCCGGCGAGGATGAAGCGTTCGAACCCGGCCGCCTCGACCTGCTCCAGCACCGCATTCACATGGTCGGTCAGCGTGATGCCGGGGTGCAGCTCGCCCTGCCGCGTACCGAGCCCCGGCAGCGTCGCCACCAGCACGTCATGGCCCGCCGCGCGCAGCGCATCGGGGACTTCGCCGTAGGTCTGCCCGCCGCCCCAGGCGCCATGGACCAGCACGTAATTCGCCATTCGTTCTCTCCTCTTATCGGCCTTGATTGCCCCGGATTCCGGACAAAGAAAAGGCCCGCGAACCTTGCGGTTGCGGGCCCGTTCTCAAGCGCTTGGGAAGAGCTTAGGCCTTGCGGCCCGAGCGCCAGCCGGCGGCGTAGGTGTCGCCAGCCATCTGGCTGTACGGAACCGGCGAGACGATCGCACGGACGTTGAGCTGCTTGTGCGGCTCGACCGTGGTCTTCTTGGTGCCGCCATTTTCCTCGCCCCACACGACGTGGAGTTCGGTGCCCAGCGGGATCTCGTGATCGACGGTGCCGAGCGAGAGCGCCTTCTTCTCGTTGAACGAGAAGCCGGTGAACATCGACAGGCCGACGTTGTTGCCGTCAGCGTCGATGACCGAGTCATAGTTGCTGTTGGCATAGTTCGCGAGCGGAAGGTCGAAGAACTTGTACTGCTGGCCCTCGGGCTCGAACAGCGAGGAGACGATCTTCTGGATGTCTTCCTTGTTCCACTCGAGGGTGACCTTCTTGCGCTGCACGGCCGGGTCGATCTTCTTCAGCGCGTCGGCGCCGATGAAGTCGTGGTCGAACTTCACGAACGGGCCGTAGCCCAGCTCCCACGGGTTGAGGTAGTAGTCTTCGATCGACTTGCCGACGAACGAACCGCCGATCGCGCCGGTCGCTTCATAGCTGTCGGCACCGAGCCACTCGCGGTAATCCTTGAGTTCGTCGCCGGTGTAAACCGGGGGCAGCGGGCTCGGGATCCAGCCCGATTCCAGCGTGTTCGACGGATAGGCGCGGCTGCCGACGGCGATCAGGCCGAATTCTTCACCCGCCTTGAGGATCTCGTCGCGAATGTAGTCCTGCTCGTCATAGGGGCCCCAGATTTCGAGACCCGGCGAGCCGGCCATGCCGTGGCGCAGGGTGCGGACGGTCTTGTTGCCGATCTTCATCTCGCTCATGTTGAAGAACTTGAGCTTGTCGAGCGGTTCGCCGTTGAGCTTCTCGATCACGTTCCAGGCCTGCGGGCCCTGGATCTGGAAGCGCCAGCTGATGCGGTTGACGGGCTTGCCCATCGGGCGAGCGGGCGAACGCGGATCGTTGATGATCTCGACGTCGTACTTGCCCTTCTCGGCCTGGAAACGGAGCCAGTTCGCGGCCGGCGCACGGCCGACATACACGAACTCTTCCGGGGCGAGGTAGAAGATGATGCCGTCGCCGATCACGTGGCCGTAAGGCGTCGTCGGGACGTACTGCTTGGCCTTGTTGACTTCCCAGCCGGCCGGCGAGTTGACCATCGTGTCCGACAGCAGCTTGAGCGCGTCGGGACCCTTGATGTAGAGGTCGAACATGTGGTGCGACTGGTCGAACAGCACCGCGCTGTGCTGCCAGGCCCACTGCTCCGAACGCCAGTTCGAGAACTCGGGAGCGACGACGGGATACACGTAAGCACCGATCTGCGAGTTGCGCAGGGTGCCGACGATGTCGCTGTTTCCAGCGACGATTTCTTCCAGATTCTTGGCCATAAACTTCCTCTCACTTATGAATGAATCATATATGCGAAAATTGTATGCGGCACATACAATACTGGGCTATGGCTGCAAGCGAAAACAGGCCGGATTACGCAGGAGAGAGATGGCATGAACGTCGAAGCGCTGGACCATGTGAACATCATCACCGACCGGCTGGACGAAACGGCCGAATTCTACGGAAAACTGCTCGGCCTGATACGCAAGGATGCGCCCCCGCCGCTCACTCCGGAGACCGCGACCTGGATGTTCGATGCCGAGAACCGGGCGATCATCCACATCAACTCGCTCGACTGCTACCGCACCTACGACCGCGAGGTTACCCCGGGCGAACTGACCGGCGCGCTGCACCACGTCGCGCTCAAATGCGTCGGCTATGAAGAGGTCAAGGGCAAGCTCGACACGATGGGTGCCGACTATCAGGAGAACCTCGTCTCGGCGATCAATCTGCGCCAGATTTTCACCGCCGATCCGAACAATGTGCTGCTCGAACTGAACTTCTTCGCGGATTGAGGCGCGCGGGGCAGGGTTACACAAGTTACACCCTGTCACCCTCGCGAGCCTGCCCGCAAAGCCGCGGATTTCCTTGCGTTTTGGATCCTTCCCGCAGGGTGACACCGCTGCGGACGGAAAATGCCTGTGCGATATGCAGCGCGGGGCGGGTTTGCGCGGTGTGAGGATGCCGGTTTGGACCATCCCCAGCATAAGCCACAGGTGGGCGCCTGTAGGAAAATGGTTTGTACGAAGGCGGGGCTTTCTTCTCCCGTCAACGGGAGAAGAACTATACCGCCGCTTCGACCTTCCCGCCCGCGGTCGTCGTGCGGTACATCTCGCGCCGGTAGCCGTCGTAATCGTTCGGCCCGAGGTGCATCGCCGCGCGGTTGTCCCACAGCGCGACCATGCCCGGCTCCCACCGCAGACGGCAGGTGAACGCCGCCTGGGTGCAATGCGCGACGAGGAAGTCGACGATCGGCTTGGCCTCTTGCGTGGTCATGCCTTCGAACCCGGTCGTGTAGGTATCGCAGATATAGAGCGATTCCTCGCCGGTCTCCGGATGGGCGCGGACCAGCGGGTGGTAGCGGCCTTCGAGCCCTTCGCGCTTGGTCTCCTCGTTCGAGAATTCGATCGGCTTGTCGAGCAGCACGCTCTGGGTCAGGTAATTGTTGCGCGCCGACATATGGACCTTCAGCGGGCGAAGCATGTCCTGGTAGGTCTTGCTCAAATGGCGGAAGGCGAGCGCGCAATTGGTCCAGCTGGTGTCGCCGCCGAATGGCGGGACCTCGACCGCGCGCAGGGTGGTGATTGCCGGCGGCTCGGCCAGGAACGGGCTGTCGGTATGCCAGCCGCCGCCGAACAGGCTCGGCACGCGGGTATCGGCTTCCTTGATGATCGGATGCACGTCGCGGTGGCCAGGCACCCCTTGCGTATAGGCATCGACCGCGAAGGGCCCGAGCCGCGCGCCGAAGGCCTCGTGCTCGGCATGGGTGAGGTGCTGGTCGCGCATGTAGAGCATCTTGTGATGGTAGAGCGCCTGCTTGAACGCTTCGAACGCCTCGTCCGACATATCCGGCAGGCGCGGGCCGACGATCTCCGCGCCCATCGCGGCGGTCAGCGGCTCGACCCGGAAATGATTGGTCTGGTACGGATGGTTGTCGAAATCCCCCGACGGGGTCACGCGGACTTCCCACATGGTCTTGCAGCCTCTCAGGCGGCGCCGATCTTGCCCGGCGCGGTTTCCTTCAGGAACAATGCCGCGAAAGCCGCCACCAGCGCAAGGCCGATGCAGATCACGAAGATCGCGTTGAGCCCGAAGGCGTCGGCCGCGCGGCCCGCGAGCGGGGGAACGACCACTCCGCCGAACAATTCGGCAAAGCCCATCGACAGGCCTACCGCGGTGGTGACGAGTCCGGGGCAGACGCTCTCGCTCGGCACGGCGGCGCAATAGAGCGGGGCGATCCCGAGCGGCATCCACCCGACCAGCACGCCGCCCGCCAGCAGCACCGGATCCGCCGGCAGGGTCAGCATCGCGATCGGGCCGATCACCGCGGCGAGGCAGCCGAGCACCAGTACCGGCTTGCGCCCGACGCGGTCGCTGATGGTCGGGAATAGAATTCCGCCGACGAAGGCGCCCCAGCCGCCCATGCCGATCACCCAGCCGGCGGTGGTCGGCGCGAGGCCCTTTTCGGTGGTGAGGAACAGCACCAGGAAAGTGCTGTTGAGCACCAGCCAGGCGGTGACGAGGCCCGCGATCGCGAGCGAGGCGTGCATGTTGCCGATCTTGAGCAGCTCGCCGAAGTCCGCCAGCAGCGAGCCCTTCGGCTGGGCCTCGATCGGGCGCTGCTTCGGGTCGGGCTTGATCAGGAACACCATCATCGCCGCGACGATCAGGCCCGGGATGATCGAGAGGAACATCGCGGTGCGCCAGCCGTGGCTTTCGCCCAGATGGGTCGCGACCACCGGGCCGATGAAGCCGGCGATGCCGAAGGCGCCGACCATCTGCATGAAACCCATATTGAACCCGCGCCATTTGGGGCTGCTCGCCTTGAGGATCATCGCTTGGCTGATCGGCACGATCGGGCCTTCGGTCGCGCCGAGCGCGAAGCGGCACAGCAGCAGCACCATGAAGCTGCTCGCGAAACCGCTCAGGCCCGACAGGAGCGAGAACAGCAGCGTGCAGGCGACAAGCACGAATTTGCCGCGGCCGGTCCGGTCGGCCAGCTGCCCGCCGGCGAAGGACGACAGCGCGATCGCCAGCGACAAGGCCGCGGCGATCGAGCCGATCTGGGTGTTGTTGAGCCCGAGATCCTTGACGATGAACGGCGCGAGGAACGACACCGTCTGGCGATCGAACCCGACGATCCCGTTGCCAAGCGTGAGCACGAGCATCAGCCCGAGCATATAGTTGAGGTCGCTCTTCGGCCGAGCCGCCGCGTGTGTCGCCATTCCATCCCCTCCTGCTCGTCATTGCGAGCGAAGCGCGGCAATCCAGAGCGCCGTGCAGTTCGCTCTGGATTGCCACGGGCCTGCGGCCCTCGCAATGACGAAGGTAGGGGCGAAGGTCGGGAGGGGTCCCTAGAGCTCGATCACCGTCTTGGAGAAGCTGTCCGGTCCCCATGCATGCGCATAGGCTTCTTTTGCGGAATCGAAGCCAAAGCTCTTGCCGATCACCGGCTTGATCCCGTTGACGTCGATCGCCGCGTTGAGCGCCTTGGCCATCGCGGCCGAGCCGACGAAGATTCCGCGCATCGACCCGGCGGTCATCATCAGCCCGCGCGGGTTCGGCCCGCCTTCGGGCGAGAGCACGCCGATCAGCGCGACTTCGCCCTGGGTGCGCAGTGCGGCCATCGACTGTTCCGCCGTGCCGGCGCCGCCGACTTCGACCACCTTGTCCACCCCGCCGAGCGCGCGGCCGATATGCGGGCCCCAATCTGGAGTGGTCTTGTAGTTTACCCCCTGCGACGCGCCGAGCGCCTTGAGCTGGTCGAGCTTCGCATCGCTGGACGAGGTCGCGAAGACCTCGCAGCCGCTTGCGCGGGCGATCTGCAGCGCGAGGACCGAGACGCCGCCCGAGCCGAGCACCAGCACCCGATCGCCCGGACGCAGCGCGCGCGGGCCTTCGTGCAGCGCGTTCCATGCGGTCACGCCCGCGCAGGGCAGGGTCGCCGCTTCGACATAGCTCAGGCTCTCGGCCATTTTCACCACGCCGGTTTCGGGCAGCACGACCAGCTCGGCCAGCATGCCGGGGGCCTGGCCGTCCCCGAGCGCCGGGCTCATCCGCGGCGGCCCTTCGACCCAGTTGGTGAAGAACGTGCCCTGGACCCTGTCGCCCGGCTTGAACTGGGTGACGCCCGTGCCGACCGCGACCACCTCGCCCGCGCCGTCCGACAGCGGGATCGCCGGCTTCTGCAGCACGCCGCCGAAATACTTGCCGGCGGCGACCGCGAAATCGCGGTAGTTGATCGACCACGCCTTGGGCGCGATCAGCACTTCGCCCGGGCCTGGCGTCGGATCGGTCAGCGTATCCTGATAGAGCTTGTCGAAACCGTCGGAACCGGCGGGCAGCAACCATGCGCGCATTATACTCTCCAAAAAATCTTGTCAGGTGAGATCCATCATCGGGTTGTAGGCGACTTCCCACAGATGGCCATCCGGATCGGCAAAATAGCCCGAGTAGCCGCCCCAGAACACTTCCTCGGGCGGCTTCACCAGGGTGGCGCCGGCGGCGATCGCTTCGGCGAATACCGCATCGACGCCCTCCTTGTTCGGCTCGTTGTGCGCGAGGGTGATACCGCGGAAACCATGGCCGTCGTCGGGCAGCCTCGCGTCCTTCGCCAACTCGTCGCGCGGAAACAGCCCGAGCCAGGTCCCGTCGAGCTTGAAGAACACCACGCCCGCCTTGGGATCGTAGTCGTGCGCCGGCAGACCCAGCCCGTCGCGGTAGAAGGCGAGCGAGCGCGCGAGATCGGCGACGCCGAGCGTCACGAGGCCGATCTTCGGCTTCACCGGTCGCCGCTCCAGGTGCGCAGGCCGGGCGTCGTCCGGTCTTCGCCCGCCAGCGCTTCCTTCACCGCCGGGCGCGCCTTCACGGTCTCGCGCCAGGCGGCGAGCTTCGGATAGGTCGCATCGACCTCCAGCTCGGGGAACATCCGGTCGACCATCGCGCCGCAATGGGCGAAGAAGTTGATGTCGGCGAGGGTATAGCTATTGCCCGCGAGGTAGGCGGTTTCGCCGAGCTGCTTCTCGATCTTGGTCAGCGCATAGACGATCTTGGCGGTCGCATTGGCGAGGTCGGCCTCGGAGAAGCCCGAGCGCGCGGTCGCCCATTTCTTGCGCTGGTCGGGCAGCGGGATGTTCGCGAGCAATTCCTCGAAGGTGCCGTCGTCGATGTTGCGGGCGATGATGCCGACCATCCGGTGCCAGCCGTGCATCGAGACATGGTTCATCACATGCTCGTCGATGAATTTGTTCCAGTAGCGCATCTTCGCCGCGCCGAGCGCGTCCTTCGGGCGCAGCGGACCGCTGGCGGGCTGGTCGTCGGGGAAGACGTCCTCGAGATATTCGTTGATCACCGTGGTGTGGGTGACGATCGTCCCGTCATGGTCGAGCACCGGCACCTGGCCCTCGGGATTGATCGCGACGAACCAGTCCGAATGCTGCTCGAACTTGTGCAGATCGACATAGATGCTCTCGTAGGCGAGAGCCTTTTCCTTCAGCGGCAGCATCGACTTGAGCGAGTTCGCCAGCGGTTCGGCGTGGTAGTATTTCAGGGCCATTGTGCTTCCTCTCAACCTCTCCTGAGCCCCCGCGCAGGCGGGGGTCTCCATCGGTAGTGCTCTACCGCC
Coding sequences within it:
- a CDS encoding alpha/beta hydrolase, which encodes MANYVLVHGAWGGGQTYGEVPDALRAAGHDVLVATLPGLGTRQGELHPGITLTDHVNAVLEQVEAAGFERFILAGHSYGGMVITGVATRLGARIDAIAYLDAFLPGDNQSLWDITGEFEHNWYIDTQKNKPGYVDPIGAADFAPVPGIVGYHPLLTLLEAVNYTGEETKIGKRAYVLATGYEPTPFPRFAEQAKAEGWIYHETATSHFVMEEDPELTRAVLLGLAE
- a CDS encoding VOC family protein, yielding MKPKIGLVTLGVADLARSLAFYRDGLGLPAHDYDPKAGVVFFKLDGTWLGLFPRDELAKDARLPDDGHGFRGITLAHNEPNKEGVDAVFAEAIAAGATLVKPPEEVFWGGYSGYFADPDGHLWEVAYNPMMDLT
- a CDS encoding VOC family protein, whose translation is MNVEALDHVNIITDRLDETAEFYGKLLGLIRKDAPPPLTPETATWMFDAENRAIIHINSLDCYRTYDREVTPGELTGALHHVALKCVGYEEVKGKLDTMGADYQENLVSAINLRQIFTADPNNVLLELNFFAD
- a CDS encoding TauD/TfdA family dioxygenase, which encodes MWEVRVTPSGDFDNHPYQTNHFRVEPLTAAMGAEIVGPRLPDMSDEAFEAFKQALYHHKMLYMRDQHLTHAEHEAFGARLGPFAVDAYTQGVPGHRDVHPIIKEADTRVPSLFGGGWHTDSPFLAEPPAITTLRAVEVPPFGGDTSWTNCALAFRHLSKTYQDMLRPLKVHMSARNNYLTQSVLLDKPIEFSNEETKREGLEGRYHPLVRAHPETGEESLYICDTYTTGFEGMTTQEAKPIVDFLVAHCTQAAFTCRLRWEPGMVALWDNRAAMHLGPNDYDGYRREMYRTTTAGGKVEAAV
- a CDS encoding MFS transporter: MATHAAARPKSDLNYMLGLMLVLTLGNGIVGFDRQTVSFLAPFIVKDLGLNNTQIGSIAAALSLAIALSSFAGGQLADRTGRGKFVLVACTLLFSLLSGLSGFASSFMVLLLCRFALGATEGPIVPISQAMILKASSPKWRGFNMGFMQMVGAFGIAGFIGPVVATHLGESHGWRTAMFLSIIPGLIVAAMMVFLIKPDPKQRPIEAQPKGSLLADFGELLKIGNMHASLAIAGLVTAWLVLNSTFLVLFLTTEKGLAPTTAGWVIGMGGWGAFVGGILFPTISDRVGRKPVLVLGCLAAVIGPIAMLTLPADPVLLAGGVLVGWMPLGIAPLYCAAVPSESVCPGLVTTAVGLSMGFAELFGGVVVPPLAGRAADAFGLNAIFVICIGLALVAAFAALFLKETAPGKIGAA
- a CDS encoding NAD(P)-dependent alcohol dehydrogenase: MRAWLLPAGSDGFDKLYQDTLTDPTPGPGEVLIAPKAWSINYRDFAVAAGKYFGGVLQKPAIPLSDGAGEVVAVGTGVTQFKPGDRVQGTFFTNWVEGPPRMSPALGDGQAPGMLAELVVLPETGVVKMAESLSYVEAATLPCAGVTAWNALHEGPRALRPGDRVLVLGSGGVSVLALQIARASGCEVFATSSSDAKLDQLKALGASQGVNYKTTPDWGPHIGRALGGVDKVVEVGGAGTAEQSMAALRTQGEVALIGVLSPEGGPNPRGLMMTAGSMRGIFVGSAAMAKALNAAIDVNGIKPVIGKSFGFDSAKEAYAHAWGPDSFSKTVIEL
- a CDS encoding aminomethyl transferase family protein, coding for MAKNLEEIVAGNSDIVGTLRNSQIGAYVYPVVAPEFSNWRSEQWAWQHSAVLFDQSHHMFDLYIKGPDALKLLSDTMVNSPAGWEVNKAKQYVPTTPYGHVIGDGIIFYLAPEEFVYVGRAPAANWLRFQAEKGKYDVEIINDPRSPARPMGKPVNRISWRFQIQGPQAWNVIEKLNGEPLDKLKFFNMSEMKIGNKTVRTLRHGMAGSPGLEIWGPYDEQDYIRDEILKAGEEFGLIAVGSRAYPSNTLESGWIPSPLPPVYTGDELKDYREWLGADSYEATGAIGGSFVGKSIEDYYLNPWELGYGPFVKFDHDFIGADALKKIDPAVQRKKVTLEWNKEDIQKIVSSLFEPEGQQYKFFDLPLANYANSNYDSVIDADGNNVGLSMFTGFSFNEKKALSLGTVDHEIPLGTELHVVWGEENGGTKKTTVEPHKQLNVRAIVSPVPYSQMAGDTYAAGWRSGRKA